A window of the Loxodonta africana isolate mLoxAfr1 chromosome 3, mLoxAfr1.hap2, whole genome shotgun sequence genome harbors these coding sequences:
- the LOC135230653 gene encoding olfactory receptor 7G2-like — protein sequence MEPRNQTGVSEFLLLALTEDPKVQPLLFSLFLSIYLVTVLGNLLIILAVSSDPHLHTPMYFFLSNLSFTDICFSTTTIPKMLVNLQAQNQSITYTGCLTQACFVLIFGSLESFLLSVMAYDRYVAICHPLRYTAIINPRLCGLLILVSLLVSIVDALLHSLMLLQLSFCTDLEIPYFFCEVVQVIRVACSETLINNIILCFMASILGALPFSGIIFSYTQIVSSILRIPSAGGKYKAFSTCGSHLSVVSLFYGTTLGVYMSTTFTHSSRKTAVASMLYAVVTPMMNPFIYSLRNRDMKGAFRSIIRCTPAFQ from the coding sequence ATGGAACCTAGAAACCAAACAGGAGTTTCAGAATTCCTTCTCCTGGCACTGACAGAGGATCCCAAAGTGCAGCCTCTCCTTTTTAGCCTGTTTTTGTCCATATATCTGGTCACTGTCCTGGGAAACCTGCTCATCATCCTGGCCGTCAGCTCTGAcccccacctccacacccccatgtacttctttctttccaatctctcATTTACTGACATCTGTTTCAGCACCACCACGATtccaaagatgctggtgaacctcCAAGCACAGAATCAGAGCATCACTTACACAGGATGCCTCACCCAGGCCTGCTTTGTCCTGATTTTTGGTAGTTTGGAAAGTTTTCTCCTTTCggtaatggcctatgaccgctatgtggccatttgtcacCCACTGAGATACACAGCTATCATAAATCCCCGCCTCTGTGGCCTGCTGATTCTAGTCTCCTTGCTCGTTAGCATTGTGGATGCCCTTCTCCACAGTCTGATGTTGTTGCAACTGTCCTTCTGCACAGACCTGGAAATTCCTTACTTCTTCTGTGAAGTTGTTCAGGTGATCAGAGTTGCCTGTTCTGAAACCCTCATCAATAACATCATCTTATGTTTTATGGCTAGCATACTGGGTGCTCTTCCTTtctctggaatcattttctcTTATACTCAAATTGTCTCTTCCATTTTGAGAATACCTTCAGCAGGTGGAAAGTATAAAGCTTTTTCTACCTGTGGTTCTCACCTTTCAGTTGTTTCCTTATTCTATGGGACAACTTTAGGTGTGTATATGAGTACGACATTTACACACTCTTCCAGGAAGACTGCAGTAGCTTCAATGCTGTACGCTGTAGTTACTCCCATGATGAACCCCTTCATCTACAGTCTGAGAAACAGGGACATGAAGGGAGCCTTTAGGAGCATTATCAGGTGCACACCTGCTTTTCAGTGA